The following coding sequences are from one Rissa tridactyla isolate bRisTri1 chromosome 14, bRisTri1.patW.cur.20221130, whole genome shotgun sequence window:
- the PBX3 gene encoding pre-B-cell leukemia transcription factor 3 isoform X2 → MKPALFSVLCEIKEKTGLSIRGAQEEDPPDPQLMRLDNMLLAEGVSGPEKGGGSAAAAAAAAASGGSSDNSIEHSDYRAKLTQIRQIYHTELEKYEQACNEFTTHVMNLLREQSRTRPISPKEIERMVGIIHRKFSSIQMQLKQSTCEAVMILRSRFLDARRKRRNFSKQATEILNEYFYSHLSNPYPSEEAKEELAKKCSITVSQVSNWFGNKRIRYKKNIGKFQEEANLYAAKTAVTAAHAVAAAVQNNQTNSPTTPNSGSSGSFNLPNSGDMFMNMQSLNGDSYQGSQVGANVQSQVDTLRHVINQTGGYNDGLGGNSLYSPHNLNANGGWQDATTPSSVTSPTEGPGSVHSDTSN, encoded by the exons GTTTGAGCATCCGAGGAGCCCAGGAGGAAGACCCTCCCGATCCCCAGCTAATGAGACTAGACAATATGCTTCTGGCAGAAGGAGTCTCAGGTCCGGAGAAAGGTGGGGGATCggcggcagcagctgcagccGCAGCAGCCTCTGGAGGGTCTTCAGATAACTCTATTGAACACTCAGATTACAGAGCCAAATTGACCCAGATCAGACAAATCTATCACACAGAGCTGGAGAAATATGAACAG GCATGTAATGAATTTACCACACATGTGATGAACCTTCTCAGAGAACAGAGCCGGACACGTCCCATTTCTCCCAAGGAGATTGAAAGGATGGTGGGCATCATTCATCGAAAATTCAGCTCCATCCAGATGCAACTCAAACAAAGTACTTGTGAAGCAGTAATGATTTTAAGATCAAGGTTCCTCGATGCCAG gcgGAAAAGGCGTAACTTCAGTAAACAAGCCACAGAAATCTTGAACGAGTATTTTTACTCCCACCTCAGTAACCCCTACCCCAGTGAAGAAGCCAAAGAAGAGCTGGCAAAGAAATGCAGCATCACAGTATCACAG GTGTCCAACTGGTTTGGCAATAAGAGAATCAGGTACAAGAAGAACATCGGGAAGTTCCAGGAAGAAGCCAATCTCTACGCAGCAAAGACGGCTGTGACCGCAGCACACGCCGTGGCTGCGGCCGTCCAGAACAACCAGACAAACTCCCCCACCACACCAAACTCTG GTTCTTCTGGTTCTTTTAACCTCCCAAATTCTGGGGACATGTTCATGAACATGCAGAGTCTGAATGGGGATTCTTACCAGGGGTCCCAAGTCGGAGCCAATGTGCAGTCACAG GTGGATACCCTGCGTCATGTTATCAATCAGACGGGAGGATACAATGATGGCTTGGGAGGAAATTCACTGTACAGTCCACATAATTTAAAC gcTAATGGAGGCTGGCAGGACGCAACTACTCCATCTTCTGTGACTTCCCCTACAGAAGGGCCGGGAAGTGTGCACTCTGATACCTCTAACTAA